Proteins encoded by one window of Elaeis guineensis isolate ETL-2024a chromosome 12, EG11, whole genome shotgun sequence:
- the LOC105055180 gene encoding uncharacterized protein isoform X2: MAEQMSITTGSFPAEPVDGAPEDNMQEAPAEQAQDKKDGAPEKLNCDSSNSDSGSGSEKDSASGDDSSNVEEKKKKVVKEKAKKKLRGKKRENKLECDSSSSDSKSSKSDSKSSKSDSKSSDDDSASNSASNSGSDSNKSSSKAVNVDGKEKKGLMGKNKEKFSKKSKEEVEVPEKALDKLECKSKDSDSGSESSDDSNSDADSGDDSKSGQVEEEKKKELEEKAQEKSSGGTGEDTSSTAPEKPMEVEDAQEEKGILEKIKGKLIGHREPTEGQ, from the exons ATGGCGGAACAGATGTCCATCACCACAGGCAGCTTCCCGGCCGAGCCGGTTGACGGTGCACCGGAGGACAACATGCAGGAGGCTCCAGCTGAACAAGCTCAGGACAAGAAGGATGGTGCTCCAGAAAAGCTCAATTGTGACAGCTCTAATTCCGACTCTGGCTCTGGCTCTGAAAAGGACTCG GCAAGTGGCGATGACAGCTCCAAtgtggaagagaagaaaaagaaggtggtGAAGGAGAAGGCTAAGAAAAAGTTAaggggaaaaaagagagaaaacaaaCTCGAGTGTGATAGCTCTAGCTCCGACTCCAAAAGCTCTAAGTCCGACTCCAAAAGCTCTAAGTCCGACTCTAAAAGCTCTGATGATGACTCAGCCTCAAACTCTGCTTCTAACTCTGGTTCTGATTCCAACAAA TCAAGCAGTAAAGCAGTGAACGTGGATGGGAAGGAAAAGAAGGGGCTAATGGGGAAGAATAAAGAGAAGTTTAGTAAGAAAAGCAAGGAAGAAGTGGAGGTTCCTGAGAAAGCTCTTGACAAGCTGGAATGTAAGAGTAAGGACTCGGACTCGGGCTCCGAGTCCAGTGATGACTCTAATTCTGATGCTGACTCTGGAGATGACTCTAAATCTGGCCAG gtggaggaggagaagaaaaaggaacTAGAGGAGAAGGCACAAGAGAAGTCCAGTGGTGGAACTGGAGAAGACACATCATCAACAGCACCAGAGAAACCCATGGAAGTGGAGGACGCCCAAGAAGAGAAGGGTATCTTGGAGAAGATCAAGGGAAAGCTAATTGGCCATCGTGAGCCGACCGAAGGGCAGTAA
- the LOC105055180 gene encoding uncharacterized protein isoform X1, with translation MAEQMSITTGSFPAEPVDGAPEDNMQEAPAEQAQDKKDGAPEKLNCDSSNSDSGSGSEKDSASGDDSSNVEEKKKKVVKEKAKKKLRGKKRENKLECDSSSSDSKSSKSDSKSSKSDSKSSDDDSASNSASNSGSDSNKSSSKAVNVDGKEKKGLMGKNKEKFSKKSKEEVEVPEKALDKLECKSKDSDSGSESSDDSNSDADSGDDSKSGQDDKSKLKVEEEKKKELEEKAQEKSSGGTGEDTSSTAPEKPMEVEDAQEEKGILEKIKGKLIGHREPTEGQ, from the exons ATGGCGGAACAGATGTCCATCACCACAGGCAGCTTCCCGGCCGAGCCGGTTGACGGTGCACCGGAGGACAACATGCAGGAGGCTCCAGCTGAACAAGCTCAGGACAAGAAGGATGGTGCTCCAGAAAAGCTCAATTGTGACAGCTCTAATTCCGACTCTGGCTCTGGCTCTGAAAAGGACTCG GCAAGTGGCGATGACAGCTCCAAtgtggaagagaagaaaaagaaggtggtGAAGGAGAAGGCTAAGAAAAAGTTAaggggaaaaaagagagaaaacaaaCTCGAGTGTGATAGCTCTAGCTCCGACTCCAAAAGCTCTAAGTCCGACTCCAAAAGCTCTAAGTCCGACTCTAAAAGCTCTGATGATGACTCAGCCTCAAACTCTGCTTCTAACTCTGGTTCTGATTCCAACAAA TCAAGCAGTAAAGCAGTGAACGTGGATGGGAAGGAAAAGAAGGGGCTAATGGGGAAGAATAAAGAGAAGTTTAGTAAGAAAAGCAAGGAAGAAGTGGAGGTTCCTGAGAAAGCTCTTGACAAGCTGGAATGTAAGAGTAAGGACTCGGACTCGGGCTCCGAGTCCAGTGATGACTCTAATTCTGATGCTGACTCTGGAGATGACTCTAAATCTGGCCAG GATGACAAATCTAAATTAaaggtggaggaggagaagaaaaaggaacTAGAGGAGAAGGCACAAGAGAAGTCCAGTGGTGGAACTGGAGAAGACACATCATCAACAGCACCAGAGAAACCCATGGAAGTGGAGGACGCCCAAGAAGAGAAGGGTATCTTGGAGAAGATCAAGGGAAAGCTAATTGGCCATCGTGAGCCGACCGAAGGGCAGTAA